The Engystomops pustulosus chromosome 2, aEngPut4.maternal, whole genome shotgun sequence genomic interval AAAGGGTATCATTTTGTCCCAGTCGGACAGACTACAGATGACCCCCCAAACCTCCGCCCAAGCCCCCCTACCGTCCAGGCTTTGGCTGAtgccccagacctcccctgtccagactatggctgacgcccCAGTGCTCCCTTATCCAGACTTTGACTGATGTCCCAGACCTTCCCTGTCCAGACTTTGGCTGACACCCTAGATCCCCCCCGTGTTCAAAGTATCGCTGATGCCCTAGACCAGAACATGGCTGACACtgtccccagaccagactatagcTGATGGCTGAAGCCCCAGACCCCAGGCAGCGGCGGATTAAGacaaccatgggccctgggctgtataaaaatTGTGGGCCCTCAACTGGACTTGAATTTTACATACATAGGTATCGCCTGTTACCTCTGATCCCCTGCTATATTCAGTTCCATTAATTAGAGGCAAGTTTTTAAAGAGGCTCTGAAAAATCTGCTAACACCTTCACGCAGTGTTGCCAGTCCAcattgagggtgcagtcacacagtgTGCACGGATGAGGACCTCGGTCTGATCGCATATTTGTTTCCACTGAAACCCATGCGATCATTAACCAGCATCCGGTGCATTTAAACAATAAAAGCCATGGGTGCTGGTTACcttttccatggaaacgcatatgcaattggACCGTGGCCCACCCCCCAGTGCTTGGTTACACAACACTAGCggccgtgtgactgcaccctcagaagGCAAACCTGACTCCCTGAGACTGTCTGAATTGGACACTTTGAATAGTCGGTGCCTACAGGACTAGTAACTCACCGGTGATGCTCTACTCTAGGATCAGGAGAACTTCATTATTACTTCTCCTGGCAGTGACTCCTGCCGCTTTATTCGCCCCCAGTTGTCTCCCACACACAAACCTCCCCCGTGTGGCCCTACTCATGAGTTATAATATATGCTATATTCCTCTTGAATAAATTGTCATATAGTATCCCACTAATTTGATAAATATATAGCGCTTCAGAGATTCATTATCCTACATATAGTCCCCCAGAATAagttacagtatatatagtatgtaccatgtatatatactgcaccccctaatTAATTAATCCCTACCCACACACCAACGTAATAGTACGTCCATGAGAGAAGGTACTTTCCTCAACCAGATGTACCATTAAGTTGGGCTTCTGGCACCAACTCACAAGCGGAGATGGAACCAGAAGCAACGGGAGTCAGCTGTATATAACAGCTGACTCTCTACTTTAACATGGTGTTAAccacttacacgccacggtcaagcatgtcCATGGCTTGTAAGGGGCTTCCCCCTAGGGATCGGACTCCCCTGTGCTGCTcttccaatgctcttcagggcAGGGGTTTGGGCAGCCGAGTGCCCCTGGGAAGCCAGAGGCCCTGGAAAGTCCCCCATACTGCCCATatgctctcctttaaaatatgaatgagcattggtaaaatgaaagctacactgtaattggttgccatgggcaactaataacatttttaggacccttccacacttgcgtttttcacgcgcattttctgcgcatgcttttcacgcgcagaacttgcattacactctgacccattgtaatcaatgggctttttcagacttgcatttttttttcacgcacacacgtgccTTTTATTAACGCCATACAAGtccatggagatgcatcaaaaacgcattgcactctgagacacattaaAATTATGGGGattagcctaaggggctccgGGCTCTTTAGGTGTCAATTGAGCCTGGAACccctttggctcatttgcataatttaaagacctttttttcttaaaaacaagggtatagaaAGCTTAAATAAGAGTGGattttgccagagggggcacacaccagtatgtcagtgtgctgggtttacacaCATTGATCCCGGTACTAGATgtcccttaaagggcacctaccaccacgaatctacctataaaggtagatcgggtggtaggtggatgtatgggacgtgaggatagccctttttagagctaatcctcacgtccccgctagcctagcataaactttattgctctaatatgttaatttaattaagcggctaccggggcgtggagtagccggacagccgtggagtagccgtgcagtaactccggcctcgttcccgacatcgcgcatcttggccggagttactgcgcatgcgcagaactccggcttctcggacgagggcgcgcagctgccaggagctgcgcgccgaagatcacagggtaggcgggggaaagcagctactggggcgtggagtagccgcgccgtgtagcctcgtgtccggctactccacgccccggtagccgcttaattaaattaacatattagggcaataaagtttatgctaggctagcggggacgtgaggattagctctaaaaagggctatcctcacgtcccatacatccacctaccacccgatctacctttataggtagattcgtggtggtaggttccctttaaggtaacaTCCCATAGGATCACTCCTATTAGTGATCTGTTTACACAGATATGCAGAGACAATGCACATTGCATTTTCTCTGGATGTCATTTACCCCTCTGCTCCCACAGTGCTCAGTATGATATATATTCTCGTGGCTGCTATGACAAGACACTGATAATACCAGCcatctgtcacagtacaggatcaggctataACACAGTAGCACACACTGCCCTAGGAATGGACAGAGCTCACTCCCAGCCACTacagagggtcatgtgaccacaatTAAGAATGTTATACTAACTGAACTCCGGTCATATGACCGCCAGGAGCTGCAGTGGTGAAGAGATGGGAAGAGGCTGAAGCTTGAGGTGCACCAGAGGTAGAGGGCAGAATAGTCCCTTGCGGATTTATCCACATGGGACTTTTCTTTGAGGAGTAAAACTGCTTGTACTGGTGTAATTGAGACTTCTGATTACAGGTGTATTATACATCATGGACTAATATTACTCATAGGTGTATTATACAAAGGAACTAATATCAGTCACAAGTGGATTGTACACATGGACTAATGTCCCTTACTGGTGTATTGTACACATGGACTAATGTCCCTCACTGGCGTATTGTACACATGGACTAATGTCCTTTACTGGTGTATTGTACACATGGACTGATATCATTTACATGTGAATTATACACAtggaataatgtcacacacatatgtaTTGTACACCTGGATTACTGGCCCTCACAGATGTATTGTACACATGGACTAATGTCACTTACAGGTTTGTTATACACATGGACTGACATCAGGTGTAGAGTACACAAGGATTAACGTCACAGTTGTAGAGTATAGAAGGACTAATATCAGTCACAAGTGTTTTATACACACTGATTAATATCACTCACATGTGTATTGTACACATAGACTAATGTCACTCACACGTGTGTTGTACACATGTAGTACCTATGCCAGTCGTGTTATCTTCATTTTCCTAATAAATATAAGACATTGTAGCAACTGCCTACACTGGAAATGTTGCATCTCGCATGAATGAGAATGTTCTCATAATATATAACACCCCTGGACACTTGGTGTATTATGACCTCATAGCATATTGTTCACCACATATGAGTCTGGAGCAGCAGCGCCCTGGGGTACAGGTGGAGACACTTGGGGTGCACATCCTGTCTCCCCTGCACTGCGCTTCTTGTTGTGTCTGTGGCTGCTATGATCTTACTCTTTCTTCTCTCGGCGGGTGGATGTGCAGCATGTGCGCCTGATTTGGCCCTTGTTTGGCCCAGATATGACGCTTTTGtttaagttgtgcaggggcttcctGTGTTTCCCGGCCCAGATACGTTTGATCTCCCTTGGAGGAAGCTTTCATTGTATGGGAATGTCTGGCCGTAACAAGGGTCCATACTCTTCACACTGTGAAACGCTGATTTATAATGTCTTCCTATAATCTCTAGATTAGGCTGGGGAAAGAGCCGCTCATGATGCGCATTCTCTCTTTATGCGGATTTTTAGCACCACCATTCAGCTGCACAGCTCCCTATGTCACTTGTAGCCTGATCCACTTCCATTTAATCCATGTCGGTATATAATTGTGAAAAACTACAGAACTGATACgtttaataaatatttacaatgtaATGTATAACTTGTTGTAGCTAATTGATAGCTTATGTTAAATATTCTGTATAATGTAgggcatataatatataaaaaaagaaaatatcatGCATAATCAGTGATTATAATTATTTCGTGTAGTAATTTATATATCAGATACATATCAGTTATATATTACACACTGGGTTCGATTACTTACATACATATTGTTAtctgtaaatatttatttaatcaaATCCTTTGagaaatatatatgaaataacagtaataataacaGCTAAATGTATTTGCAATTATATATAGACAACTTGTGTATGATATAATATGAGGTGTACTGACTATATAGTAGAATTAACAGAAATTAAATGAAATTATATATTGTGTACATCGAATGTGACATTTTATGCAttttacatgtgtgtgtgtataattttTGCAGCAATCCAAAcaaaaactgtatttttattactTCCCGGTAAAATTGCAAATATGAAATATATTAACAATATTTTTATATTACGAAATTTGTTATGACCAATTGCGCCACCTAATGTGCGGGTATATAAAGGTAAACGGTGTATATCACACCATTACCTGGAAACGTGTCTTTAAAAAGCATAATTATGTTACTTCATATCATCCAAAATATCCATAGATTTCAAACTTTCGATTCAAACTCAAATTATATATAAGTAAAAATAACTAatctgaaggaaaaaaaaatagtcaGCCTTATTGCCTCCCAACAACATAGCCAAAATGCATAGCCTGCCTATTGTACAGAAAGTACTGACCGTGGGCTGTGATGTCGCTTATTAGCAGCTCTGGACCTCAGCCTTCTTCATTCCCCGGATCAATATCGGATCAGTCTGCTCTAGCCATGAGCCGGAGTCTGGTCACTGCATGGGGCTGACCTTTCACTAGTCTCTCCCTACAGGTCAGCCAGCAGCTCTCATACCATCCACACACAACACAACTTCAAGGAATGTATCTTGACAAGTAGGAAAATTAATTTCTGAACGTTTACAGTGAAGTATATATAACATGTGTAACCAATATAGCCCTTCTACGTGCTCTGCCATTGTACACCGGTATCAATTTATACAATATCCATGTTTCTCATAATAAAGTGTTGAGATGATAAAATATCACATTACGATATGATTTTGCATgtgctttatatatataaaacaacgaTCAGCATTTTGGAGCCTGAGGAGATAGAAATAGCATGAGAAATCCTTGACAATAAGGAAAATGCTTATTTACTATAAAGGCTAAATAGGGGTTCAGTCAGTAGTACCTCTTTAAAACCTGTCCTTGTCATATGGATATCATTTATTGTGTTCAGTGTTGTGGTGAAGGCAGTAGCAGTATTATTATATGAAGTgcacaccacacatacacactttTTTGCTTTGTGCAACTCAGTGAGATATGACCAGATAAACAATGACTAGAATTAAGACATATCCCTCTCCTTCAAAGCATTATATTTATAATAACGCCACATGTGTACAGATACCTATCATTTATTATATAGTTTATTGATAGCTACAGATCATATATAAATCATGGTGCTTCAGATCTTGTTGTTCTCCTGAAATATACATGACCCTACTGTGTGGAGCCAGGCACTACAGGAGCTGTAGGTTGTTGACCATTCCCAGCATGTAATAGAAATGTGTAGGTGTTTCAATTATTAATAGGAGGAGTAAGGGGATATGTGTTGCTGACAGATATTTGAGAAATAGTCATCACAAGTGTGTGGCATCGTCATCATTGTGCAGGAGGCAGCGGTCAATGTTTGTGACTGCCCCAGAGCAGAATATAATTTCATATCAATGTGCGATTCATTTGGCGCAGAATACATTCCAACGAACCCTAATAAATGGAATATAACCTAAAGTGAGATTTACGTGAAGGGAGGACAACAGACTTCCTGTCAACTGCAATAAGCTTCTTCGAGTTGCAGAGGATTTTTGCTTTACAGCAATGCATATGGTTATTGACAATAATTAttgtttcaataaaaaaataacttaatATGCACATACATATAAAGATCATTTGATTTACAATAATTGATAGACTGCTAATTGAGAGCATCCAAGTATGGAAAATGCAGAAGGATCACACAAAATGAGCCTTGTAGTATACCCTAACGTAATATATAGAACGTGATAAGTTCAATATGGGGAATAGGAAATCAGAGAGAAATATTTATATGTAAAAGAAATTGGTGCATGATGTGTCAGTGCTCTGAATGGATGGCGCGTATATTTCCTGCATGGGACTGTAGCACAATTGAGCCCGATCATCATGATGAGAGTGGCATGATGCCTGTGCGGTAGCTGGCACCCAGCATAGTGCAGCTCAGCACAAAGCAACTCTGCCTCCTGTAATCGATCAGTAACctcagtgtatgtagcagtgctgataaTCCGTGCTAATAGAGGCTGTCCGCCTAATGTCTGTGTCAGCCATTCACTGTGATGTGTGTGGACGGCTCGGATTTGGAAGAGGCATGAAATGTCACTGTCAAGTTCAAGGTCACGGTCAGCCTGGATCCTGCAGAAGTGCTACATAGCAGCTGCGGCTATGTCATGTCTACCCATGTGAACACTGCATGGCCAACGCTTTATTTATAGACTATATTGGAAATTAAATGGCTGcagaacaaaaaatatataaaaacataaatgatGTAGTTCTCGACTTCCCAATCTGCAAAAAAATAGTGTATCAATGCAGTTACATAAACGTCTTTTACATACCAAAAACGTTAGGGGTGTGGGTCTGGAGGACCTCGTCTACGCTTATATTTTTAGATTGTAGTATCTTCATGGCAGGGCTGTGCTGCCTTTATTTTCCATTTTGTATTGAATTGTAGTTTACtaatatttttccacattttacaGGATGAAGTCGATGGCACTgaattgtcagtttttccgatTGAACGTTGAAGGtttatattaataaaattaataatgacatgctGAAAACGTCATCGTatattacacacaaaaaaaatatataaccttaaaaaaaaggcatttattttattatgacaTTTGATATGGTCAATTACtcgattttttttaatctatatcTTTAACCATGCAAAATGTTCCCGTTTTGTTCAAACTTTCAGAAATGTtttgacaggaaaaaaaaaaaaaaaatcctccttcatttgcaaaagaaaaaaaaaaaatagttgataTTTACTGCTTAGATCAGAAGTCAGACAATTTTTATGCAGTTTCAACACAATTTATTATAGGTCTGTATGCATGACTTTCAAAAACGGCACAGAAATGATGAAACCactttaaataagaaaaaaaaaatctgaaaacagTTTCCGCTCACAATTGTACATATTTATAATTCAGAACCATTCTTTATAAATAATGTTCCTCTGTAGCAAGTTAATAGCATAATTTAATTACAACTGGATAAATATGGCGAGGTCTATGTACAGGGGTAGAAGAGATGCAGACTGCACGATGTTTAGTCCCCTCTGTCCTTCATACAGTCAGCAACGAATGGATTTTGGAAGAGTACGAACAACAAATTCACGTGTAACATAAAGTGACATTCACAAGCTTGGGTCAGAGCCTGCCTTGCAGAGCCAGAAGAAACAGAGTGAAGACTTTGGCACGGAGTTTTATTATTTCCCAGCCCAGTTGCATGGAAATTTACAATCAGGTTTCCTTTAGagaagaggggggaaaaaaaaaaagacacaatacCAAGAGCACAATACAAAAGAGGAAATAAAATAGGATAAAATCAACTCTTTCTTCACCTTAAGTTAATGGAGGAGGCAAGAGATAAAGTCCATCACTTATCCTGTAGCTGGATAAAACTTCTGTACAATCGTTTGAAACGTCCTGTCCCTTCTGAAGGGGGCGCTAGCTATGTACATGGGGGTCTGTAGAGTAATATCACTCGTTCTTTGGGGTAAATATTGGGGGAATAAATAGAATATGTTAGCTTCTCTGTCTCTTCATGCTTCATTGTCAGAACTGTGCCTGTTCCTGTCCACACACAGCAGGAATCTAGCTGGTAGATGTGGAGAACTACATTGTCTCTGGTGGCCTCCAGCAATGGCTCCTACACATACCACTCGTTGAAATTTGATGAGAGGGGTCCCCCAGCCCCGCTGGTGACACTGTGCACTCCtgatactgctgctgtagctgggGACAGGTTGGTACTTTGGGTCTCAGTATTGGGGGAAACCAGACCTGGGGGGGTGGAGGATTCATAACCAGAGCTGGCAGCGGGTGAAGACTCTGACCCTTGAGGAGAAGACTCATGCACCTGAGGAGGAAGGAAATTATGTCAGTTTCACATGATGTGAAAAGTGGCAAGTTCGAATTTTGTTCCTACTACATAGACATTATATGAACAGACAAATCAAGTCAATTATTATATGGTCATTAATACTGCAAGGCTTCATCTCCTCCATGTCCAACAAAACATCAAAGATTAGGCCTTTACCTTCATGTGTTTCCTTAAGGAGCTGGGGTGGGTATAGGACTTGTCGCACATCTTGCACAGATAGGGTTTATCCGAGGTGTGGACATGCATGTGTTTCTTTCTGTCGCTGCTGTTAGCAAATCTCCTGTCGCAGCCTTCAAATTCACACTGGAACGGTTTTTctcctgaaaaacaaaaaaataccccATCACGTTATAGATTACATTCAATGAATCGGTACAGATAGTTTAGTAACAAATTGCAATATTTCCTCCAATGGCATTAGAATTAATGAAAAGGGGATAATTTAGATAGAAAACCATTTCCTGCGGCAGTGAAGGTGGAGGGGAGGTAGAGACCCTCCCAGCAGTTTGGAAATAGATGCTAATTGTGGATTCATTTGCAAACTGCTCACAAGGAGATTGTTCTGCTGATGTTCCCAGGTGGGGTAAACAAGCAGCTTGTAAACGGGGAAAGACATTAAAATGCATCCATTTGATTTTCacagcctcccccttcccccaaacACTACATATCCAAATGTTAtgttgtttggagcaatttagaGGTGTGAGCGCTCAAATATCCTCCATTTGGAGGGAATCCATTTAGCATTAAATTCCATTAGCACTTAAATTGTTTATAAGCGACATCTGCTCGGATAGAAGGAATGTAATGCCGACTTTCCATGGAAAGACATGCCCTTCATGCTAAACCTTGCTAAATCCCGTCTAGCACCTAGCAATCCTCACACATCAAGATAAGATTTTCTGCTTTTTTCCCCCCAATCGCAAATATTTACAAACACTCCATCCAAAAATGTATCACCTATCCGAAGAGAAATAATGAGTAACtaaatgtaaaattataaaaacaaaacTATTCGCCTATCCACCAATTAAGAAAGGCAGCTCATAatcgtgatatatatatatatatatatatatatatatatatatatatattcttaacgcataatataattatttgttTTGTATTTGCATGGCGACATGGAACACCACATTTTGCCTCTATTATAATTAACGATTTTAATATTCACATGTAAATATCTTTTATACAATGAATGTTACTGGGACTTCCTGCAATAAACATCTTCCTGCTAAATTTCGTTGCTAACAAAAGTCTAATATATTACTACAAGAAATAATATTTCAATTAAAATGTGTTATAAGATTTTACCACATGGATACACGATTTCTAGATCTCCTGGGTGAACCTACCTGTATGAGTTCTCTTGTGGATTTTTAGGTTCTCGGAGCGGGCAAAGACCTTGCCACATCCAGGGAAGGGGCACgggaagggcttctcccctgtgtgcacTCGGATGTGGTTGACCAGTTTGTATTTGGCTTTGAATGGCTTCCCCTCCCTGGCGCACTCCTCCCAGAAGCAGATATGGTTGCTCTGCTCGGGTCCCCCCACATGCTCCACAGACACATGGGTCACCAGCTCGTGCATGGTGCTGAAAGTCTTGTTGCAGCTTTTCTTGGGGTTACTGAGTTGCTCGGGGTCTATCCACTTGCAGATGAGCTCCTGCTTGATGCACTGCTGCCTCATGTACCTGAAGAAGGCCCCAGGGTggtgatgatggtggtggtggtgatgggcTGCCATGTTCATTCCCATGTTCATGGGGCCATACTGGTTGTGGATCTGGGCTGTATAAGGGTCTCCTCTGGGGCTGGACACCTGGCGGTATTGCTCCGTCCTGCCGAACACCTCCCCGGGAAGCCCCAGCCTCATCTGGCCGCCCAGTGCGTTTTGGGAGGCGGCAGCGTGCTGCTCATGGATGCCGGGGAAGAGCAGGTGTCCCTGCGGGTGCTCTCCATGCGAGAGCTGGTGATGGTGGGGGTGGTGATGAAGGCTTCCTGCTGGGGGGCCAAACAAGCTGTGCTGCCCCCCTCCTGCAGCCGTAGCCCCCTCTGCAAAGCCGCGTCCCCGAAATAAGAAGTCCCGCGGGCTGTTAAACGCTGCGCCCGTGTAAGCCGCATGAGGAGCCAGGGCAGCCGCCGGGTACCCGGCCTGAGAGGTGAAAGCCGAGCTCTGCCCCGGGGGGGACAAGTCATGTGCCccgctgcctcctgctcccccagCACCACCAGATCCACCTCCGCTGCCGCCGCTTCCCCCGGATCCGCCACTGCCGGGGTTCAGCTTGAATGCGCCCATGTGCGCCGGCTCCACAAAGCTGTTCTGCGCCAGACTCAACTCCCGCTCCTGCATCTCCGCagccgctgccgccgccgccgccaccGCGGCATGgtgatggtggtgatgatggTGATGCCGCGCAAACGTGCCCACACCCAGGGCCGGGAACTGGGGACCGGCGTCCAGCAGCATCTCTCCTATCACAAGTGTTATATAGGGGCAGAGAAGTAGTCACAAGTAGCCGAGCAATGATAAAGATGAGTCCCCCTGTATCCTGGAGCAATCACTGCACCTCCCGCATCATAAGAGTCCTCCTCCAGACTGAGCTCTCTGCAGTGTGATCTGCATCCCCTGCAttcagccccccctcctcctgcctcGTCTCCGCAGTCGGGGAACTGGGCTCAGAATCCCCCCAGATGAAGGCTCGGGCGGCAGATGCTCCTGTTTCTCGTCTTCTTCTTTCTTTAAGTTGCAGCTCagggtgtaggaaggagggggagTGATGGGAGGAGGAATCTCGGGAAGGGGGAGGTGGTGGAGCACAATACAAACAAGCGGAGCTGCAGCAGACAAGTGATCTCAGAGCAGCGGCACATGGCGGGCGGGGATCATTGCTCTTCTCCTTCCCGGGGCTCGTCCGATCAGTGGCCGCGGTCAGTGCGGGCtgctttatgttttgtttttagtGTATTTTCCCTCCTCTCTACTCTCTGACTGGCCTGCAGTGGACGCCCCCTTTAACAGCTGCCTTGGCCGTGCTCTGTCAGCTAGCCCATTGGCTGCACACAGTGAAGACATGTTTGGAGCTCTTCCCAGTTCTCCCGCCAATCAGGTGCACAGGCAGGAGCCCCCTCCCCTGGAGCTTCTGCGATCTATTGGGGAGACTCCTGTGTGCCCCTCTCCACTAGTCCGGCACAATCATTACATTGCATTGTCTGAGGATTACAAGGTGAAAGTTTGGGAAACGAAACAAGACTCCCCATTATATGGCTAATCCTCAAATCTTAATACAAAGCAAAGGTTGCATCATGCAGTGTCAGATCAATACATTCATTCAGACGTAGGAGCTGCCAGGAACTGTCCACATCTACATCCGTGTTATCACTGCCTGACAGCATTATCAGTCTACATTACAGCTTGTCCCATGTCATATGTGAAATAAAACCTGGTTCTCATTGTGGTGTTTATATCGCATCATTCCAGCAGCTGATACAACCACTAATTCTATTTACTAGCACAA includes:
- the ZIC2 gene encoding zinc finger protein ZIC 2, translating into MLLDAGPQFPALGVGTFARHHHHHHHHHAAVAAAAAAAAEMQERELSLAQNSFVEPAHMGAFKLNPGSGGSGGSGGSGGGSGGAGGAGGSGAHDLSPPGQSSAFTSQAGYPAAALAPHAAYTGAAFNSPRDFLFRGRGFAEGATAAGGGQHSLFGPPAGSLHHHPHHHQLSHGEHPQGHLLFPGIHEQHAAASQNALGGQMRLGLPGEVFGRTEQYRQVSSPRGDPYTAQIHNQYGPMNMGMNMAAHHHHHHHHHPGAFFRYMRQQCIKQELICKWIDPEQLSNPKKSCNKTFSTMHELVTHVSVEHVGGPEQSNHICFWEECAREGKPFKAKYKLVNHIRVHTGEKPFPCPFPGCGKVFARSENLKIHKRTHTGEKPFQCEFEGCDRRFANSSDRKKHMHVHTSDKPYLCKMCDKSYTHPSSLRKHMKVHESSPQGSESSPAASSGYESSTPPGLVSPNTETQSTNLSPATAAVSGVHSVTSGAGGPLSSNFNEWYV